In Streptomyces sp. P3, one DNA window encodes the following:
- a CDS encoding LacI family DNA-binding transcriptional regulator produces the protein MGEERPSTIRDVAERAGVSVATVSRALAGNYPVSAATRKRITDAVESLHYVVNVHAKALSGRVAGPVALVLRDITGPSLAHVAAGVEQEAALRGRLSLVCATHGDSAREDDLVQLMREQHAAAVVLVGGAVQDEAYFQRMAGYARALDAAGSRLVLVGRPPLPGGLPVTVVDYDNRGGAFQAADHLLVQGHRRVLFLGGDPQLSTGVQRREGYLHALRAHDLQYTRELDVPGLYTRVSGYQRTRDALRAGVDFTGIVAGTDMVALGALAALRDAGLRVPEDISLVGFDDVPFAADLSPSLTSVRVPYEDLGRTAVRLALERTERISGDDHIVLSTQLVIRQSVRPPRP, from the coding sequence GTGGGTGAGGAACGCCCCAGCACGATTCGCGACGTCGCCGAGAGGGCGGGCGTGTCGGTAGCAACCGTTTCCAGGGCCTTGGCAGGGAACTACCCCGTGTCAGCCGCCACCCGGAAGCGCATCACGGACGCCGTGGAGTCGCTGCACTACGTGGTGAACGTCCACGCCAAAGCGCTCTCCGGGCGGGTTGCCGGTCCCGTCGCCCTGGTCCTGCGGGACATCACCGGGCCCTCGTTGGCTCACGTCGCCGCCGGTGTCGAGCAGGAGGCCGCTCTGCGGGGTCGACTGAGCCTGGTGTGCGCCACTCACGGGGACTCCGCACGCGAGGACGACCTGGTTCAGTTGATGCGCGAGCAGCACGCCGCCGCGGTCGTCCTCGTCGGCGGGGCGGTGCAGGACGAGGCATATTTCCAGCGCATGGCCGGGTACGCGCGCGCCCTGGACGCCGCTGGGTCCCGTCTGGTTCTGGTGGGCCGCCCGCCCCTGCCCGGCGGTCTCCCGGTGACCGTCGTGGACTACGACAACCGCGGGGGCGCCTTCCAGGCCGCCGACCACCTGCTCGTACAGGGGCACCGGCGGGTCCTCTTCCTCGGCGGCGATCCGCAGCTGAGCACAGGAGTGCAACGGCGGGAGGGCTATCTCCACGCCCTGCGCGCGCACGATCTGCAGTACACGCGGGAACTGGACGTCCCCGGTCTGTACACGCGAGTCTCCGGCTACCAGCGCACCAGGGACGCCCTCAGGGCAGGGGTCGACTTCACCGGCATCGTCGCGGGAACGGACATGGTGGCACTCGGGGCGCTGGCCGCCCTCCGCGACGCAGGGCTGCGCGTCCCCGAGGACATCTCCCTCGTCGGCTTCGACGACGTCCCCTTCGCCGCCGACCTCAGCCCGTCACTCACGTCGGTCCGGGTGCCGTACGAGGATCTGGGCCGAACGGCGGTCCGGCTCGCGCTGGAACGCACCGAGCGCATCAGCGGTGACGACCACATTGTCCTGAGCACTCAACTGGTGATCCGTCAGTCCGTACGCCCCCCGCGCCCGTAG
- a CDS encoding glycoside hydrolase family 127 protein, whose translation MNTTHTGPVHPSVRAVSPLRPASAARIEDGFWAERRRVNAGISLAEGPARLEQAGNLANFRAVALLRTDALASTGFSGDFQFQDSDVYKWLEAACWQLADTPDEALAAEVEAVVGVIAAAQREDGYLQTYYQLGGGIPWTEPGWGHELYCAGHLIQAALAHHRATGSERLLDVARRLADHVDSVFGPGKQADTVCGHPGVETALVELHRTTDEKRYLDLAQYFLERRGHGSLSSGADRGHDRDPGAEYWQDHTPIRAADEVTGHAVRQLYLLAGAADLAAETGDRELRTALERLWRDMVTTKTYLTGAVGSRHDWEAFGDPHELPADRAYAETCAAIASIHFSWRMALLTGEARYSDLVERTLFNGFLAGAGLDGRTWLYVNPLHLRTRPHERPGDQTARRTPWFRCACCPPNVMRLLAALPHYMATADGSGLRLHQYATGVYGGDGLTVRVATDYPWDGTVTVTVEDAPTALARTLSLRLPAWCADHTLTVNGAAVEGGAQAGWLRVTREFVPGDTVRLDLAMPARLTVPSPRVDAVRGCAAIERGPLVYCLEQTDQPGRLDPDEVTLQPDAPLTVHGRTELLGGVRTVSVPGSLLPADDPSADWPYVDHASAAPGEPRECVELTAVPYYAWANREAGSMRIWLPLARRR comes from the coding sequence TTGAACACGACCCACACCGGACCGGTCCACCCCTCCGTGCGCGCAGTCTCCCCCCTGCGTCCCGCATCCGCGGCCCGGATCGAGGACGGATTCTGGGCCGAGCGCCGCCGCGTCAACGCCGGGATCTCCCTCGCCGAGGGCCCGGCGCGGCTGGAGCAGGCCGGCAACCTCGCCAACTTCCGCGCCGTCGCACTCCTGCGCACCGACGCCCTTGCGAGCACGGGGTTCTCCGGCGACTTCCAGTTCCAGGACTCCGACGTCTACAAGTGGCTGGAAGCCGCCTGCTGGCAGCTCGCGGACACCCCCGACGAAGCGCTGGCCGCAGAAGTCGAGGCCGTAGTCGGGGTGATCGCCGCGGCTCAGCGCGAGGACGGCTATCTGCAGACGTACTACCAGCTCGGTGGCGGGATCCCCTGGACCGAGCCGGGCTGGGGACACGAGCTGTACTGCGCGGGGCATCTGATCCAGGCCGCCCTCGCGCACCATCGGGCCACCGGCTCCGAACGGCTGCTCGACGTGGCCCGTCGGCTCGCCGACCACGTCGACTCCGTCTTCGGTCCGGGCAAGCAGGCGGACACGGTCTGCGGCCACCCCGGAGTGGAGACCGCACTCGTCGAACTCCACCGGACGACCGACGAGAAGCGGTACCTGGATCTCGCCCAATATTTTCTGGAACGACGCGGCCACGGCAGCCTCTCCTCCGGCGCCGACCGGGGCCACGACCGAGACCCCGGCGCCGAGTACTGGCAGGACCACACGCCGATCCGGGCAGCCGATGAAGTCACCGGCCACGCCGTGCGCCAGCTCTACCTCCTCGCCGGAGCCGCCGACCTCGCCGCGGAGACCGGCGACAGGGAACTCCGTACGGCTCTGGAGCGGCTGTGGCGGGACATGGTCACGACCAAGACCTACCTCACCGGCGCCGTCGGCTCCCGGCACGACTGGGAGGCGTTCGGCGACCCCCACGAACTGCCCGCCGACCGCGCCTACGCGGAGACCTGCGCCGCCATCGCCTCCATCCACTTCTCCTGGCGCATGGCCCTGCTCACCGGCGAGGCCCGCTACTCCGATCTCGTCGAGCGCACCCTCTTCAACGGCTTCCTCGCCGGTGCCGGTCTGGACGGCCGGACCTGGCTGTACGTCAACCCGCTCCACCTGCGAACCCGCCCCCACGAACGCCCCGGCGACCAGACCGCCCGCCGCACCCCCTGGTTCCGCTGCGCATGCTGCCCGCCCAACGTCATGCGCCTGCTCGCCGCCCTCCCGCACTACATGGCCACAGCCGACGGCAGCGGGCTGCGGCTGCATCAGTACGCCACCGGCGTCTACGGCGGTGACGGCCTCACCGTGCGGGTGGCGACGGACTATCCGTGGGACGGCACCGTCACGGTCACCGTCGAGGACGCTCCCACCGCCCTGGCTCGCACGCTCTCCCTGCGGCTGCCGGCGTGGTGTGCGGATCACACCCTGACCGTGAACGGCGCCGCCGTCGAAGGCGGGGCACAGGCCGGCTGGCTTCGGGTGACCCGGGAGTTCGTCCCGGGCGACACCGTTCGGCTCGACCTCGCGATGCCGGCTCGGCTGACCGTCCCGTCCCCGCGTGTCGACGCCGTCCGCGGCTGCGCCGCCATCGAACGCGGTCCGCTGGTCTACTGCCTGGAACAGACCGATCAACCGGGCCGGCTGGACCCGGACGAGGTCACCCTGCAGCCCGACGCGCCGCTCACCGTCCACGGCCGCACCGAACTGCTCGGCGGGGTGCGCACGGTGAGTGTGCCGGGAAGCCTGCTCCCTGCCGACGACCCGTCCGCCGACTGGCCCTACGTCGACCATGCTTCGGCGGCGCCGGGCGAACCCCGCGAATGCGTCGAATTGACCGCGGTGCCGTACTACGCCTGGGCCAACCGGGAAGCGGGCTCCATGCGGATCTGGCTGCCGCTGGCCCGCCGCAGGTGA
- a CDS encoding VOC family protein produces MEIVSSRKITTFLMFEGNAEDAMTFYVSLFDDAEVIGISRYGAEGPGKEGSVQHATFSLAGEQFMCIDSPVKHDFTFTPAVSLFVQCRDEAELDRLFAALAEQGAVLMPLGDYGFSPKFGWVNDRFGVSWQLNLPA; encoded by the coding sequence ATGGAGATCGTGTCGTCACGGAAGATCACCACGTTTCTGATGTTCGAGGGAAACGCCGAAGACGCGATGACCTTCTACGTCTCGCTCTTCGACGATGCCGAGGTGATCGGCATCAGCCGCTATGGAGCCGAGGGCCCCGGCAAGGAGGGGAGCGTGCAACACGCGACCTTCTCCCTCGCCGGTGAGCAGTTCATGTGCATCGACAGCCCCGTGAAGCACGACTTCACCTTCACGCCCGCGGTCTCGCTCTTCGTCCAGTGTCGGGACGAGGCGGAGTTGGACCGCCTCTTCGCGGCCCTGGCCGAGCAAGGCGCCGTGCTCATGCCGCTGGGAGACTACGGATTCAGCCCGAAGTTCGGCTGGGTCAACGACCGGTTCGGCGTCTCCTGGCAGCTGAACCTGCCCGCGTGA
- a CDS encoding CdaR family transcriptional regulator — protein sequence MSHAIRRATELALDETTVTALRAALKATADEVVQAIIDEVPPYANALSGRMGGTIRRAVRTALGHYLDLASGNATGGDGGDAAYELGRGEVRDGRSMDALLSAYRVGARVAWRCLAAGAVPAGLPAAEVAKFAELTFAYIDELSAASAAGHADELAARGRAHERHLEQLVRDLLAGASPDVLLASVQRAGWQPPASLTAVLLPAAQARPAYRMLDPSTLVLDDLPDALGVLLVPDADRPHLLRQLTDRTAVVGPARPWTRASASYARAVRARALSPDIRDTEDHLPELVLSADADAFADLRARALAPLRTLPVATGRRLEETLRAWLLHHGRRDEVAAALFIHPQTVRYRMSQLRELFPDLGSPDRVLELTLAVGLRVS from the coding sequence ATGAGCCATGCAATCCGGAGGGCCACCGAATTGGCCCTGGATGAGACGACGGTCACCGCACTTCGGGCCGCGCTGAAGGCCACCGCCGACGAGGTCGTCCAGGCGATCATCGACGAGGTCCCTCCCTACGCCAACGCCCTTTCGGGTCGCATGGGCGGCACCATCCGCCGAGCCGTCCGCACCGCCCTGGGGCACTATCTGGACCTCGCGAGCGGGAACGCCACGGGCGGCGACGGCGGTGACGCAGCCTACGAGCTGGGCCGCGGCGAGGTACGCGACGGCCGGTCGATGGACGCCCTGCTCAGCGCCTACCGCGTCGGAGCCCGCGTGGCGTGGCGATGCCTGGCCGCCGGCGCCGTACCCGCGGGGCTGCCCGCCGCCGAGGTCGCCAAGTTCGCCGAGCTGACCTTCGCCTACATCGACGAGCTCTCCGCCGCGAGCGCCGCGGGCCACGCCGACGAACTGGCCGCCCGCGGCCGGGCTCATGAGCGCCACCTGGAACAACTGGTCCGCGACCTCCTCGCCGGCGCGAGCCCGGACGTGCTGCTGGCCTCTGTTCAACGAGCCGGGTGGCAGCCTCCGGCTTCGCTGACGGCGGTCCTGCTGCCCGCCGCCCAGGCCCGGCCTGCCTACCGCATGCTCGACCCGAGCACCCTCGTCCTCGACGATCTGCCGGACGCCTTGGGCGTGCTGCTCGTCCCCGATGCCGACCGACCTCATCTCCTGAGACAGCTGACCGACCGCACCGCCGTGGTAGGCCCGGCCAGGCCATGGACGCGTGCGTCCGCCTCGTACGCACGAGCCGTACGCGCGCGCGCCCTTTCCCCCGATATCCGCGACACCGAGGACCACCTGCCCGAGCTGGTGCTGAGCGCCGACGCGGACGCGTTCGCAGACCTGCGTGCCCGAGCCCTCGCACCATTGCGGACCTTGCCTGTCGCAACCGGGCGACGGCTGGAGGAGACGTTGCGGGCGTGGCTGCTGCACCATGGCAGGCGGGACGAGGTGGCGGCGGCGTTGTTCATCCATCCACAGACCGTGCGGTACCGGATGTCGCAGCTGCGGGAGCTGTTTCCGGATCTCGGGTCGCCTGACCGGGTCCTCGAGCTGACGCTGGCGGTCGGTCTACGGGTCAGCTGA
- a CDS encoding family 1 glycosylhydrolase, whose translation MPADGIRRTQLGYRWAPEAVAATIRRVAHLFPGKEIVITEHGVATDDDADRVEYLRAGLRVVHRLIGDGLPITGYVHWSLLDNFEWWDGCRPTYGLVAVDRTTQDRVVKPSAHWYGDVARNNRMPA comes from the coding sequence GTGCCCGCCGACGGGATCCGCCGCACCCAGTTGGGCTATCGGTGGGCACCGGAGGCGGTCGCGGCGACGATCCGGCGAGTGGCGCACCTCTTCCCCGGCAAGGAGATCGTCATCACCGAGCACGGCGTCGCGACCGACGACGACGCCGACCGCGTCGAGTACCTGCGGGCGGGGCTGCGTGTCGTGCACCGGCTGATCGGCGACGGACTTCCCATCACCGGATACGTCCACTGGTCGCTGCTGGACAACTTCGAGTGGTGGGACGGCTGTCGCCCCACGTACGGGCTCGTGGCGGTAGACCGCACCACCCAGGACCGGGTCGTCAAGCCATCGGCCCACTGGTACGGCGACGTGGCCCGGAACAACCGAATGCCGGCATGA
- a CDS encoding RNA polymerase sigma factor, whose protein sequence is MEPTVDDLLRTLAPQVVGVLTRRHGDFAAAEDAVQDALLDAAGQWPAEGVPRNPRGWLIQVASRRMTEQVRSEQARRRREELVAGQVPADRRSAPGADAGNEGAHDDTLALLFLCCHPVLSPASAIALTLRSVGGLTTGEIAAAFLVPEATIGQRISRAKHRIKDSGVPFRMPDGAEWPARLDAVLHVLYLIFNEGYASSTGAELRRVELSREAIRLTRAVHVLLPDNAEVAGLLALMLLTEARGPARTGPDGELVPLAEQDRGRWDTAAIAEGVSLITAALPRGPVGPYQVQAAIAAVHDEAPTAAETDWPQILALYGVLARLSDNPLIILNRAVALAMVDGPAAGLALLADPPPALTGHHRLYAVRAHLHELAGDRETAVADYRTAARRTASLPERHHLSLRAARLAAPTEG, encoded by the coding sequence TTGGAACCAACCGTCGACGACCTGCTGCGCACGCTCGCGCCGCAGGTCGTCGGCGTGCTCACCCGCCGCCACGGGGACTTCGCCGCCGCCGAGGACGCTGTACAGGACGCCCTGCTGGACGCCGCCGGGCAGTGGCCGGCCGAGGGCGTGCCGCGCAACCCGCGCGGCTGGCTGATCCAGGTCGCCAGCCGCCGGATGACCGAACAGGTCCGTAGCGAGCAGGCACGCCGCCGACGCGAGGAGCTGGTGGCCGGTCAGGTCCCGGCCGACCGGCGGTCCGCACCCGGGGCCGACGCAGGGAACGAGGGCGCGCACGACGACACCCTCGCCCTGCTGTTCCTGTGCTGCCACCCCGTGCTGTCACCGGCCTCGGCGATCGCACTCACACTGCGCTCGGTCGGCGGGTTGACCACGGGTGAGATCGCCGCGGCGTTCCTGGTCCCCGAGGCCACCATCGGGCAGCGGATCAGCCGGGCCAAGCATCGGATCAAGGACTCCGGGGTGCCGTTCCGCATGCCGGACGGCGCCGAGTGGCCGGCTCGACTGGACGCCGTGCTGCACGTCCTCTACCTGATCTTCAACGAGGGCTACGCCAGCAGCACCGGCGCCGAGCTGCGGCGCGTCGAACTCTCCCGGGAGGCGATCCGCCTCACCAGAGCCGTCCACGTGCTGCTGCCGGACAACGCCGAAGTGGCCGGCCTGCTCGCGCTGATGCTGCTCACCGAGGCGCGCGGGCCCGCCCGTACCGGGCCGGACGGCGAACTCGTCCCGCTCGCCGAGCAGGACCGCGGCCGATGGGACACAGCCGCGATCGCCGAGGGCGTCTCGCTGATCACCGCCGCCCTGCCGCGCGGTCCTGTCGGCCCGTACCAGGTGCAGGCGGCGATCGCGGCCGTCCACGACGAGGCGCCCACCGCCGCCGAGACCGACTGGCCGCAGATCCTCGCTCTGTACGGGGTGCTCGCCCGCCTCTCCGACAACCCGCTGATCATTCTGAACCGGGCGGTCGCGCTCGCCATGGTGGACGGCCCGGCCGCCGGACTCGCCCTGCTCGCAGACCCGCCCCCCGCGCTCACCGGCCACCACCGCCTGTACGCGGTCCGGGCCCATCTGCACGAACTCGCCGGGGACCGGGAGACCGCCGTCGCCGACTACCGCACCGCCGCCCGTCGAACCGCCAGCCTCCCGGAGCGGCACCACCTCAGCCTGCGCGCCGCCCGCCTGGCCGCGCCTACGGAAGGGTGA
- a CDS encoding nucleotidyl transferase AbiEii/AbiGii toxin family protein, whose amino-acid sequence MTSTVDGDRWRTAHRAVLDHLLGLVAGSPLSDELVLRGSMVMPAWVGADARDPADLDWIVPRPLLVPVDPEHPYPYVEEVDLVRHWPEVADGAGRYEIWQFEDFDTKGLRTVVPPEGLHWVVETGPEDSPAHETLLALVRERPMAAPGVMLDAGAARDDGTWTYSQSDTPGIRVIIPWKTEGLPPGEVRLDFARDEWLPEPPVWTGIPHGDGAGPTVLRTASRELSLAWKLLWLHADCATEGRAQAKDLYDAVLLAESEATKLSPRLLAKVFRREPGNTAAVDALRLDAVALGSVDWEDFLANHPQVRGTAEEWLERLRRALERVS is encoded by the coding sequence ATGACCTCCACCGTCGACGGCGACCGGTGGCGCACCGCGCACCGGGCTGTGCTGGACCACCTGCTCGGCCTCGTCGCCGGGTCCCCGTTGAGCGACGAGCTGGTCCTGCGGGGGAGCATGGTGATGCCGGCGTGGGTGGGCGCCGACGCGCGGGATCCGGCGGACCTCGACTGGATCGTTCCCCGGCCCCTCTTGGTGCCGGTCGATCCCGAGCACCCGTATCCGTACGTGGAGGAAGTGGACCTCGTACGGCACTGGCCGGAGGTGGCCGACGGCGCCGGCCGGTACGAGATCTGGCAGTTCGAGGACTTCGACACCAAGGGCCTACGGACCGTGGTACCGCCCGAAGGACTGCACTGGGTCGTCGAAACAGGCCCGGAGGACAGTCCGGCACATGAAACGCTGCTCGCCCTGGTGCGTGAGCGGCCGATGGCCGCGCCGGGGGTGATGCTCGACGCGGGCGCCGCCCGGGACGACGGCACGTGGACCTACTCGCAGTCCGACACCCCGGGCATACGCGTGATCATCCCCTGGAAGACCGAAGGCCTACCGCCTGGCGAAGTCCGGCTGGACTTCGCCCGCGACGAATGGCTCCCCGAGCCACCCGTGTGGACGGGCATACCCCACGGCGACGGCGCCGGGCCGACCGTGCTGCGCACCGCAAGCCGTGAACTGTCGCTCGCCTGGAAGCTGTTGTGGCTGCACGCCGACTGCGCCACGGAGGGACGGGCGCAGGCCAAGGACCTCTACGACGCCGTACTTCTCGCCGAGTCCGAAGCCACGAAGCTGTCCCCACGGCTGCTGGCCAAGGTGTTCCGCCGCGAGCCGGGGAACACGGCGGCCGTAGACGCCTTGCGCCTGGACGCGGTGGCCCTGGGGTCCGTGGACTGGGAGGATTTCCTCGCGAACCACCCACAGGTACGAGGCACGGCAGAGGAGTGGCTGGAGCGCCTGCGCCGGGCGCTGGAACGGGTGTCGTGA
- a CDS encoding ferredoxin reductase, with amino-acid sequence MTSAALRSRAWKLLEMVTTPLLPSDYLDLVSPLRAGADLRGRIEAVHPETGDAATIVIRPGRGWRGHTAGQYVRIGVDVDGVRLWRAYSVTSPADRQDGRVTITVKAIPDGKVSNHLVRSAKPGTLIQLDQATGDFVLPAAKPAKVLFLTAGSGITPVMGMLRDTEFDDVVMVHSAPRPQDVIFRNDLHDLVADKKLRLTELHTDTDGVLDIARLDELVPDWAERETWACGPAGLLDAAEEHWTGHGVRERLHTERFRPAIVVAGDGGEVTFSTSGKTVDADGATPLLDVGEEAGVLMPSGCRMGICFGCVTPLKEGAVRDLRTGEITEAEPGVLIQTCVSAAAGACAIER; translated from the coding sequence ATGACGAGCGCAGCCCTCCGCAGTAGGGCGTGGAAACTGCTGGAGATGGTCACGACGCCGCTGCTGCCGTCGGACTACCTCGACCTGGTCAGCCCGCTGCGTGCGGGCGCCGACCTGCGTGGGCGCATCGAGGCCGTGCACCCCGAGACGGGTGACGCCGCGACCATCGTGATCAGGCCGGGACGAGGCTGGCGGGGCCACACAGCCGGTCAGTACGTGCGGATCGGGGTCGACGTCGACGGGGTGCGCCTGTGGCGTGCCTACTCGGTCACCTCGCCGGCAGACCGCCAGGACGGCCGCGTCACGATCACCGTGAAGGCGATCCCGGACGGCAAGGTCAGCAATCACCTGGTCCGCAGCGCGAAACCGGGCACGCTGATCCAGCTCGACCAGGCGACCGGTGACTTCGTGCTGCCGGCGGCCAAGCCCGCCAAGGTGCTCTTCCTGACGGCCGGCAGCGGCATCACGCCGGTGATGGGCATGCTGCGCGACACCGAGTTCGACGACGTCGTCATGGTCCACTCCGCGCCGCGGCCGCAGGACGTGATCTTCCGCAACGATCTGCACGACCTGGTCGCGGACAAGAAGCTGCGTCTGACCGAGCTGCACACCGACACGGACGGCGTCCTCGACATCGCCCGTCTCGACGAACTCGTGCCCGACTGGGCCGAGCGCGAGACCTGGGCCTGCGGTCCCGCGGGCCTGCTCGACGCCGCCGAAGAGCACTGGACCGGGCACGGTGTCCGAGAGCGCCTGCACACCGAACGCTTCCGCCCCGCCATCGTCGTCGCCGGCGACGGTGGCGAGGTCACGTTCAGCACCTCCGGCAAGACCGTCGACGCGGACGGCGCCACGCCGTTGCTGGACGTCGGCGAGGAGGCCGGCGTGCTCATGCCGTCCGGGTGCCGTATGGGCATCTGCTTCGGCTGCGTCACCCCGCTCAAGGAGGGCGCCGTCCGCGACCTGCGCACCGGTGAGATCACCGAGGCCGAGCCGGGCGTCCTCATCCAGACCTGTGTGTCCGCTGCGGCGGGCGCCTGCGCCATCGAACGGTAG
- a CDS encoding acyl-CoA desaturase — protein sequence MTAIDPTAHLTAEQIEELGRELDAIRDEVIADRGEKDAAYIRKVISAQRKLELVSRGVLLFSIFPPAWLIGTAGLSVAKIMDNMEIGHNILHGQWDWMRDPKIHSTTWDWDHVSPAEQWKHSHNELHHTYTNVIGKDNDLGYGIMRVDEDQKWHPFHLGQPLWNFINACFFEYGIAAYDLELGKNLHKRRRKNPEFRARAKAVGRKIRKQVVKDYVIHPLLSGPSFLSTLAATFTANVVRNIWSHSVIMCGHFPEGVQVFERRSIRGETRGQWYLRQMMGSANISGSKAMHFMTGNLSHQIEHHLFPDLPSNRYAEVAVKVRALFEKYELQYVTGPLPKQVFSAWHKVVRLSLPNKKPKVKVPDREQELVAA from the coding sequence TTGACCGCCATCGACCCCACCGCCCACCTGACCGCGGAACAGATCGAAGAGCTCGGCCGCGAGCTGGACGCGATCCGCGACGAGGTGATCGCCGACCGCGGCGAGAAGGACGCCGCGTACATCCGCAAGGTCATCTCGGCGCAGCGCAAGCTCGAGCTGGTCAGCAGGGGCGTGCTGCTGTTCTCGATCTTCCCGCCCGCGTGGCTGATCGGCACCGCCGGTCTGTCCGTGGCGAAGATCATGGACAACATGGAGATCGGCCACAACATCCTGCACGGCCAGTGGGACTGGATGCGGGACCCGAAGATCCACTCCACCACCTGGGACTGGGATCACGTCTCGCCGGCCGAGCAGTGGAAGCACTCGCACAACGAGCTGCACCACACGTACACCAACGTGATCGGCAAGGACAACGACCTCGGCTACGGCATCATGCGCGTCGACGAGGACCAGAAGTGGCACCCGTTCCACCTCGGCCAGCCGCTGTGGAACTTCATCAACGCCTGCTTCTTCGAGTACGGCATCGCAGCGTACGACCTTGAGCTCGGCAAGAACCTGCACAAGCGCCGCCGCAAGAACCCGGAGTTCCGCGCGCGGGCCAAGGCCGTGGGCCGCAAGATCCGCAAGCAGGTGGTCAAGGACTACGTGATCCACCCGCTGCTGTCGGGCCCGTCGTTCCTCTCCACGCTCGCCGCCACCTTCACCGCGAACGTGGTCCGCAACATCTGGTCCCACTCGGTGATCATGTGCGGGCACTTCCCCGAGGGCGTGCAGGTCTTCGAGCGCCGGTCGATCAGGGGCGAGACGCGCGGCCAGTGGTACCTGCGCCAGATGATGGGCTCGGCGAACATCAGCGGCAGCAAGGCCATGCACTTCATGACCGGCAACCTGTCGCACCAGATCGAGCACCACCTGTTCCCGGACCTGCCGAGCAACCGGTACGCCGAGGTCGCGGTGAAGGTGCGCGCGTTGTTCGAGAAGTACGAGCTGCAGTACGTCACCGGGCCGCTGCCCAAGCAGGTGTTCTCCGCGTGGCACAAGGTCGTCCGGCTCTCGCTGCCGAACAAGAAGCCCAAGGTCAAGGTGCCGGACCGCGAGCAGGAGCTCGTCGCGGCCTGA
- a CDS encoding YciI family protein, which produces MKYMLLMQFSEKNADFPKLDEWRPEEIQAHIQFMKETNDGLNAAGELVDAQGLAMPETARIVRSHSGGAPVVTEGPFPESKEWVAGWWIVDCDTEQRAIGIAAAISGAPGPGGRPLNMPIEVRQVMATPPTEL; this is translated from the coding sequence ATGAAGTACATGCTGCTGATGCAGTTCAGCGAGAAGAATGCCGACTTCCCCAAGCTCGACGAATGGAGGCCCGAGGAGATCCAGGCCCACATCCAGTTCATGAAGGAGACCAACGACGGCCTCAACGCCGCCGGCGAACTGGTCGACGCCCAGGGCCTGGCCATGCCGGAGACCGCCCGGATCGTGCGCTCCCACAGCGGTGGCGCACCGGTCGTCACCGAGGGCCCGTTCCCGGAGTCCAAGGAGTGGGTGGCCGGCTGGTGGATCGTGGACTGCGACACCGAGCAGCGGGCCATCGGGATCGCCGCCGCCATCTCCGGCGCCCCCGGTCCGGGCGGACGGCCGTTGAACATGCCGATCGAGGTACGCCAGGTCATGGCGACCCCGCCCACCGAGCTGTGA
- a CDS encoding substrate-binding domain-containing protein, with product MEPACLAAPVTLAVPGDEAGAEAAVDAVATWREMAVTGVCADDDVAALAVLAGLREQGLTAQADLAVIGAVDSPAARLAAPPLTTVAVAVDMRDTARHLVAAVTSLLEGRPMPVGPEVTGVIERRSV from the coding sequence GTGGAGCCCGCGTGCCTGGCGGCTCCTGTGACCCTGGCCGTTCCCGGCGACGAGGCGGGAGCCGAAGCCGCCGTCGACGCCGTCGCGACCTGGCGCGAGATGGCCGTCACCGGCGTGTGCGCCGACGACGACGTGGCAGCCCTGGCCGTCCTGGCGGGCCTGCGCGAGCAGGGGCTGACCGCGCAGGCGGACCTGGCGGTGATCGGAGCCGTCGACTCCCCGGCCGCGCGCCTCGCCGCTCCGCCGTTGACGACGGTGGCGGTGGCGGTGGACATGCGGGACACCGCGCGCCACCTCGTCGCGGCGGTCACCAGCCTGCTCGAAGGCCGGCCCATGCCGGTCGGCCCCGAGGTCACCGGGGTCATCGAGCGTCGCTCGGTCTGA